The following is a genomic window from Oncorhynchus clarkii lewisi isolate Uvic-CL-2024 unplaced genomic scaffold, UVic_Ocla_1.0 unplaced_contig_136_pilon_pilon, whole genome shotgun sequence.
CACAACCCGCAGGTCACAGGACAgccgagagagtgagtgagagtgagagaaagcatATGAATGACATGCATTCATTTAACTTCATTACTAACTAACAAAACCTTGTGAACTTACTTGTATGTCAATATTGCTGGTAACTGGCAGCGATGCCGAGCGTCCAGCTGACTGACAAGGTCCCGTGACCTTCTTCTTACACCGGCCGCATTCCAGGTACTCAGTGGCCATGAGATACCAGCGGTCGATGTCCAAGACCCTCCAGATGGTCTTGTAGAGCCCAGCCTTGCAGTGTGCCTCTGCACCCAGACTGGGGACATGCCAGCTTGTATGCCCATATACGTACGGGCATCCAAAGGAACAGCTGACATGCGAAGAAGGGGTCGGGGGATGCGGGTGGCTGATTGTAGATCGGCCGTGGTTGGGGAGGGTTCCACCACGTGACCAGGTCAGTGGTGAGTGTCGACCTCCCAAAGCTGTTCCTGGTGAACAGCGTGCGGCCGATCCACCGCTGCTGCTCCTTGGTGAGAGATGAACGCCAACTCTCTGGAAGCAGCAgctgagtgagaggagagagtgatgggggaGAAGGGATGGTAATGTTTCAGAgaaacggacagggagagagtatGCAGGAGACAAGACAACTGTGTCCAATGTTTAATATCTTAACAATGTGGAGTAA
Proteins encoded in this region:
- the LOC139396226 gene encoding uncharacterized protein, whose amino-acid sequence is MKKLIASQPAVQGVSFPRPALPPTDISDAELVKAAADIDTSVSLQLHPSLPRPLPPNDRAPVPAPVPDPALLGRSEEEDLPRQSFLPPRPASESAELLLPESWRSSLTKEQQRWIGRTLFTRNSFGRSTLTTDLVTWWNPPQPRPIYNQPPASPDPFFACQLFLWMPVRIWAYKLACPQSGCRGTLQGWALQDHLEGLGHRPLVSHGH